The stretch of DNA GGTCACCCGCACCTACCTTGCGTTCGACCGGATCCTGGGCGGGGCCGAGATCCGGCAGGGGGTGTTCGACCTGGACAACAGGATGGCGGCGGCGGAGCAGCATCGCTGCCTGCGCCTTCTCGAAGGAACTCTCGTCGGGTTGTGCGAGTGGGCCCTTCTTCAGGGAATGCCCGTCGCCCTGGAGGACAAGGCGATCGGCGCCCTGCGGGAGAGTCTGAGGGTCTTCGAGAAGAACCTGGGCGGGATCGTGCCGGAGCAAAGGTGGCAGGGGTGCCAGCAGGAGGCTTCGCAGTTGGAGGAGGCCGGCCTCGACCCCGAGTTGGCGCGGTGGATCACCCTCCTGCCCTTCATGGAGGACTTTCTGCCGGCCGTCTCTCTGGCGGAAAATGCCGGGGTGGACCTTTATTCGACCATGTCGGCCCTGCGCGAGGTCGGGGAGTCTTTCGGTACGCGGCAGGTCGTCAATTTGCTGGGACAGGTTCAAGTCCGCGATCGCTGGGACCGCCAGGCACAAAGGGCGCTTAAAGATGCCTTCAGCGCCACCGCCCTTGACCTGACACGCGCGGTTCTCACCGAAGCGGGTGGGAACCTTGAAGGGTTTATCGCCCCCCGGCGGCACAAGGTGAACCTTTACCGCCGGATGCGGGAGCGGCTGGGGGAGAACGTGCCGCCGAACCTGCATCCCTTCTCGGTCCTCGCCGACGCCCTCGGCGGCCTGCTTCGCTGAAGTTCATTACGTTAAGATAGATAAAACGGACCTGTAATCCAAAAACTATTTGTTGTGGTTTTCGCGGTAAAAAAACGGGGCGCCACTGGCGCCCCGTTCCCACGCATCCGCTCAGGATGCCGTATCAGTGCAGGGTTCCGATTTTTCGATAGCATGTGCCGGAGTCGGCCATGAAGTCGCAGTACTCTTCGCTCGTCTCCTGCAGATCAAAAATGCGGTACAGGTCCCGGGGCACGTCTCGGATGACCGACAGGATTTCCTCCCGGGTGCAGGCTTCGTCGAAGATGAACAGGTTGTTGGAACTGTCCGTTATGCTCAGGCGTTGGCCGAGTTCCGATGACCACCTGTCGTGCCAGTGGAATTCGTCCTCAATGAGCAACCCTTTCATGGGGCACCTCCCCTCTGTTGAAAATCTTTCCTCTCCTGAAATTCTATCCCTTGGAATCCCGTTGGCAAGGCCTGCCCTGCAAGGGGGGAGGGGAAGGGGAAACTTGACGGGGAAAGCCGATTTGGGCGATTATTAATCTCTATACTGTTCTCAGGAGAAAGATATGAAAAAACGAACCCTCGGACCCTGCGTCACCTTTTTCCCCCAGCCGACCACTCTCGTCACCACGGTCGGCACCGACGGGCGCATCGACCTGATGACCGCGTCCTGGGCCGGGGTTGTCAGCAAGACCCCCCCGACCATGGGCATATCCCTTCACCACGGGCGCCTGACCTACGCGCAACTGAAGGAGACGGGGTGTTTCGTGGTGAACATGGTGCCCGCATCCCTTGCCGTGGAAGCCGATTACTGCGGCCTGAAATCCGGCCGGGACGAGGACAAGCTGGCGCGGACAGGCCTGACCGCCGTCGAAGCGGCCCACGTGGCGGCGCCTCTCATCGCCGAGTCGCCTCTGAACGTCGAGTGCCGGGTGACCGGCGAGGTGGCGCTCGGGGAATACCGTCTCGTGCTCGGGGAGATACTCGAAATCCATGCCGACGAGGCGGCCTTCGGGGAATCGGGTACAATGGACGCGGGAACCTTCGACCCTCTCGTCTACCTGGGGGGAATCCGGGAGTACTGGAACCTGGGGCAGAAGAAGGCCGACGCCTACCGGGACGGGACGAAGCTGTTTCGCTAGGATCGTGGTCCCGGGCGATATCTTCCGGCATGCAAGAAAAAAAAGGGGACTCAAAATCAGGGTTCCTTTTGTCTTCGCGCCGCCGACGCATCCTTCTCGGTTTTGGTTGATCCCTCTTGTTTACGGTTGCAGGCCCGTTTTATTTTGGTCTCGGGAAAAAATTTAATTTAAAATGAAAATTTCTTCTGGACACCCTTAAAAAGGCTATGCTATAGCATAGAACGCTTTTTGAAAAACCTCGGCAGCCGGCCCGGAACGAGTGCCGGAGCCAGTACCGTTGCCGAGCGTTTTTTAAACCCATACCGCCTGGATCTGACGGACCGGGACGGAAGGCGATAGCGACCGTTGGGGGGCTTGCCCTTCATGGATCAATGCATGCCTTTCGGACCTCGTCCGGAGGGCATTTTTGCTTTTCGGCCCGGCGGTTTTTACGGAGCGCGAACCGAGTGAATAAACCGAAAACAGTTATCGATATCCAGCGGATGAAGGCCGAAGGGGAGAAGATCGCCGTCCTGACGGCCTACGACTATCCCTTCGCCCGGCTGATGGACCAGGTCGGCATCGACGTGATCCTCGTGGGCGACAGCGTCGTGTCGGTCGTCTCTGGCTACGAGACCACCCTGCCTGTCACCATGGACGAGATGGTCTACCACACCCGGGCCGTGGTGCGGGGGACCCGGAACGCCCTCGTCGTCGCCGACATGCCTTTCCTCTCCTACCAGGTCGACCCCGTCGAGGCCCGCCGCAACGCAGGGCGACTCGTCAAGGAGGGGGGCGCACAGGCGGTGAAGCTCGAGGGCGGCGAGAACGTCGCCGAGACCATTCGGGCCATCGTCGCCATGGACGTGCCCGTCGTTGCGCACATCGGTCTGACCCCCCAGTCGATCCACCGCATGGGGGGGTACCGGGTCCAGGGCAAGCAGGAGGAGCAGGCCCGGCAGCTGCTGGCCGACGCCCGTGCGGTCGAAGAGGCCGGGGCCTTCGCCCTCGTCCTGGAGGGAATCCCCGCGGCCCTCGCCCGGGAGATCACCGCAGCCGTCAGCATTCCCACCATCGGCATCGGCGCCGGGATCGACTGCGACGGCCAGGTGCTGGTTATCCACGATATCCTCGGGCTGTGCGAGAAGTACTCGCCCAAGTTCGTCAAGCGCTACGCCGACGTCTCCGGCACCATCAGCGGCGGCATCTCCGATTACATCCGCGAAGTGAAGGGCGGTCAGTTCCCGGGGGAAGAACACAGTTTTTAAACATAGCTGTAAGCTGGAAGCTGTCAGCTGAAAGTTTAAGCTGTGAAAGCAGGTGGATTGAAGGTTTGATTTCCTGGATACTGGATACTGCTTAACATGCATATCATCACCGACGTCAACGAGATGCAGCAGCGCTGCCTCGCGGCCCGCGAGGCCGGGAGGCGCATCGCCTTCGTGCCGACCATGGGCTACCTCCACGAAGGG from Desulfuromonas sp. encodes:
- a CDS encoding flavin reductase family protein, with the protein product MKKRTLGPCVTFFPQPTTLVTTVGTDGRIDLMTASWAGVVSKTPPTMGISLHHGRLTYAQLKETGCFVVNMVPASLAVEADYCGLKSGRDEDKLARTGLTAVEAAHVAAPLIAESPLNVECRVTGEVALGEYRLVLGEILEIHADEAAFGESGTMDAGTFDPLVYLGGIREYWNLGQKKADAYRDGTKLFR
- the panB gene encoding 3-methyl-2-oxobutanoate hydroxymethyltransferase, which translates into the protein MNKPKTVIDIQRMKAEGEKIAVLTAYDYPFARLMDQVGIDVILVGDSVVSVVSGYETTLPVTMDEMVYHTRAVVRGTRNALVVADMPFLSYQVDPVEARRNAGRLVKEGGAQAVKLEGGENVAETIRAIVAMDVPVVAHIGLTPQSIHRMGGYRVQGKQEEQARQLLADARAVEEAGAFALVLEGIPAALAREITAAVSIPTIGIGAGIDCDGQVLVIHDILGLCEKYSPKFVKRYADVSGTISGGISDYIREVKGGQFPGEEHSF